The following coding sequences lie in one Spinacia oleracea cultivar Varoflay chromosome 1, BTI_SOV_V1, whole genome shotgun sequence genomic window:
- the LOC130459118 gene encoding uncharacterized protein: MDEMMEVPKEDEMMEVPKEDEMMDVFLDETVSEADSKIEYFRQDAEVYKSIYCSIMKDEWASKHSVEVWCEPVVEVLSVSLCNNNKNSNITRSREIYGNIFVVDSMSNTTNTKCDIYERNDQDDEPEIIPFDGGTLSLTGPDDVMSMDKPFIGIDIFDRAVDETIINGFEPLVKTVDMAKQNHTFEQFNKRMVHGHYESGCSAEVEYLALTFGVFAPVEVRLIKQPVEEGKGNKRRIGEVKEEEELEVYGTISATYNLLCSESKVNRIMLFEIKEDSNEFDWVTLGCPLTLSRSVVAVPAYSSLTIQVELWDFATKKLIVRGSNKFETKNYRVKKTITGLSYLDAEVTIDWEKPFKLDDPVVKKSINWRIYSHFWGPHVVEVFSIFIGRETDKPLRLHGIVAFCGGNGDFKLFKRGKDDPFILDPGRNLLTLKGPNIILAGGDSFGISVDLEDVDGLVSIKGVVSSGYGVNHHQEGWFNRLLCSVIKGKHELSFAAVHYTVIAYAIKVTLKVHLFFKGGHEHSSNDISTIHGSLVALNDKYGRRSSYEKLYYRNVIFERRKENPLVISCMEDFDMDMELSKKVFAVPHNPRLCIAVDLSCQCPSFTGFIKETAQFEVDSSVGNDVVIEGDSFGINISVKWSQA; this comes from the exons ATGGACGAGATGATGGAGGTGCCGAAAGAGGACGAGATGATGGAGGTGCCGAAAGAGGACGAGATGATGGACGTGTTTCTGGATGAGACAGTTTCTGAAGCAGACAGTAAAATAGAATATTTTAGACAGGACGCTGAAGTATACAAATCAATATATTGTTCAATAATGAAAGATGAATGGGCTAGCAAACATTCTGTTGAAGTTTGGTGTGAACCTGTGGTTGAGGTTCTATCTGTGAGTCTCTGCAACAATAATAAGAACAGCAACATCACGAGATCACGGGAAATTTATggtaatatttttgttgttgataGTATGAGTAATACGACTAATACCAAATGTGATATCTATGAAAGGAATGATCAAGATGATGAACCAGAGATAATCCCTTTTGATGGTGGTACCTTAAGCCTCACAGGGCCTGATGATGTTATGTCAATGGATAAACCATTTATTGGTATTGATATCTTTGACAGGGCTGTAGATGAAACCATCATTAATGGTTTTGAACCTTTGGTGAAGACTGTTGATATGGCAAAACAAAATCATACGTTTGAACAATTCAACAAACGTATGGTTCATGGCCATTATGAGTCTGGCTGTTCCGCAGAGGTGGAGTACCTTGCACTAACTTTTGGTGTTTTTGCCCCTGTCGAGGTCCGACTCATTAAGCAGCCAGTGGAAGAAGGAAAGGGGAACAAGAGGAGAATAGGAGAAGTAAAGGAAGAGGAAGAACTTGAGGTTTACGGGACAATTTCTGCCACTTATAATCTTTTATGTTCGGAAAGTAAAGTTAATCGCATTATGCTTTTTGAGATTAAGGAGGATTCTAACGAGTTTGATTGGGTGACATTAGGGTGTCCCCTCACCCTGTCTAGATCTGTGGTGGCAGTGCCTGCATATTCATCTCTCACAATTCAAGTAGAATTATGGGATTTTGCTACAAAGAAGCTAATTGTTCGTGGCAGCAATAAGTTTGAAACTAAGAACTACAGGGTTAAGAAAACCATTACTGGTCTAAGTTATTTAGATGCAGAAGTGACTATTGATTGGGAGAAGCCGTTCAAGTTGGATGATCCGGTCGTCAAAAAATCAATCAATTGGAGAATTTATTCCCATTTTTGG GGTCCTCATGTAGTGGAGGTGTTTTCAATCTTTATTGGTCGGGAAACTGACAAGCCCTTGCGACTCCATGGAATCGTTGCCTTTTGTGGTGGCAATGGTGATTTTAAACTTTTCAAGAGAGGCAAGGATGATCCGTTTATCTTGGACCCTGGCAGAAATTTGTTAACTCTAAAAGGCCCAAATATAATTTTGGCAGGCGGGGATTCATTTGGGATATCAGTGGACCTTGAGGATGTTGATGGTCTTGTGTCAATCAAAGGGGTTGTATCGTCAGGTTATGGAGTTAATCATCATCAAGAAGGTTGGTTTAATCGGCTCTTGTGTTCTGTTATTAAAGGTAAGCATGAACTTAGTTTTGCTGCTGTTCATTACACAGTCATAGCTTATGCTATAAAGGTTACGTTAAAAGTTCACTTGTTCTTCAAAGGTGGGCATGAACATTCTTCTAATGATATTAGCACAATTCATGGGAGTCTTGTTGCTTTAAATGATAAGTATGGTCGTAGATCAAGTTATGAGAAATTATATTATCGAAATGTGATTTTTGAGAGGCGTAAAGAAAATCCTTTAGTAATCTCATGTATGGAGGATTTTGATATGGATATGGAGCTTTCAAAAAAGGTGTTTGCTGTTCCGCACAATCCCCGCTTGTGTATAGCAGTAGATTTGAGTTGTCAATGCCCGAGTTTCACTGGATTCATCAAGGAGACTGCTCAATTCGAAGTTGATAGTAGTGTTGGTAATGATGTGGTTATTGAGGGAGATTCATTTGGAATAAACATCAGTGTCAAATGGAGTCAAGCATGA
- the LOC110776996 gene encoding uncharacterized protein has translation MDEMMEVPKEDEMMEVPKEDEMMDVFLDETVSEADSKIEYFRQDAEVYKSIYCSIMKDEWASKHSVEVWCEPVVEVLSVSLCNNNKNSNITRSREIYGNIFVVDSMSNTTNTKCDIYERNDQDDEPEIIPFDGGTLSLTGPDDVMSMDKPFIGIDIFDRAVDETIINGFEPLVKTVDMAKQNHTFEQFNKRMVHGHYESGCSAEVEYLALTFGVFAPVEVRLIKQPVEEGKGNKRRIGEVKEEEELEVYGTISATYNLLCSESKVNRIMLFEIKEDSNEFDWVTLGCPLTLSRSVVAVPAYSSLTIQVELWDFATKKLIVRGSNKFETKNYRVKKTITGLSYLDAEVTIDWEKPFKLDDPVVWGIYSHFWGPHVVEVFSIFIGRETDKPLRLHGIVAFCGGNGDFKLFKRGKDDPFILDPGRNLLTLKGPNIILAGGDSFGISVDLEDVDGLVSIKGVVSSGYGVNHHQEGWFNRLLCSVIKGKHELSFAAVHYTVIAYAIKVTLKVHLFFKGGHEHSSNDISTIHGSLVALNDKYGRRSSYEKLYYRNVIFERRKENPLVISCMEDFDMDMELSKKVFAVPHNSRLCIAVDLSCQCPSFTGFIKETAQFEVDSSVGNDVVIEGDSFGINISVKWSQA, from the exons ATGGACGAGATGATGGAGGTGCCGAAAGAGGACGAGATGATGGAGGTGCCGAAAGAGGACGAGATGATGGACGTGTTTCTGGATGAGACAGTTTCTGAAGCAGACAGTAAAATAGAATATTTTAGACAGGACGCTGAAGTATACAAATCAATATATTGTTCAATAATGAAAGATGAATGGGCTAGCAAACATTCTGTTGAAGTTTGGTGTGAACCTGTGGTTGAGGTTCTATCTGTGAGTCTCTGCAACAATAATAAGAACAGCAACATCACGAGATCACGGGAAATTTATGGTAATATTTTTGTCGTTGATAGTATGAGTAATACGACTAATACCAAATGTGATATCTATGAAAGGAATGATCAAGATGATGAACCAGAGATAATCCCTTTTGATGGTGGTACCTTAAGCCTCACAGGGCCTGATGATGTTATGTCAATGGATAAACCATTTATTGGTATTGATATCTTTGACAGGGCTGTAGATGAAACCATCATTAATGGTTTTGAACCTTTGGTGAAGACTGTTGATATGGCAAAACAAAATCATACGTTTGAACAATTCAACAAACGTATGGTTCATGGCCATTATGAGTCTGGCTGTTCCGCAGAGGTGGAGTACCTTGCACTAACTTTTGGTGTTTTTGCCCCTGTCGAGGTCCGACTCATTAAGCAGCCAGTGGAAGAAGGAAAGGGGAACAAGAGGAGAATAGGAGAAGTAAAGGAAGAGGAAGAACTTGAGGTTTACGGGACAATTTCTGCCACTTATAATCTTTTATGTTCGGAAAGTAAAGTTAATCGCATTATGCTTTTTGAGATTAAGGAGGATTCTAACGAGTTTGATTGGGTGACATTAGGGTGTCCCCTCACCCTGTCTAGATCTGTGGTGGCAGTGCCTGCATATTCATCTCTCACAATTCAAGTAGAATTATGGGATTTTGCTACAAAGAAGCTAATTGTTCGTGGCAGCAATAAGTTTGAAACTAAGAACTACAGGGTTAAGAAAACCATTACTGGTCTAAGTTATTTAGATGCAGAAGTGACTATTGATTGGGAGAAGCCGTTCAAGTTGGATGATCCGGTCGTTTGGGGAATTTATTCCCATTTTTGG GGTCCTCATGTAGTGGAGGTGTTTTCAATCTTTATTGGTCGGGAAACTGACAAGCCCTTGCGACTCCATGGAATCGTTGCCTTTTGTGGTGGCAATGGTGATTTTAAACTTTTCAAGAGAGGCAAGGATGATCCGTTTATCTTGGACCCTGGCAGAAATTTGTTAACTCTAAAAGGCCCAAATATAATTTTGGCAGGCGGGGATTCATTTGGGATATCAGTGGACCTTGAGGATGTTGATGGTCTTGTGTCAATCAAAGGGGTTGTATCGTCAGGTTATGGAGTTAATCATCATCAAGAAGGTTGGTTTAATCGGCTCTTGTGTTCTGTTATTAAAGGTAAGCATGAACTTAGTTTTGCTGCTGTTCATTACACAGTCATAGCTTATGCTATAAAGGTTACGTTAAAAGTTCACTTGTTCTTCAAAGGTGGGCATGAACATTCTTCTAATGATATTAGCACAATTCATGGGAGTCTTGTTGCTTTAAATGATAAGTATGGTCGTAGATCAAGTTATGAGAAATTATATTATCGAAATGTGATTTTTGAGAGGCGTAAAGAAAATCCTTTAGTAATCTCATGTATGGAGGATTTTGATATGGATATGGAGCTTTCAAAAAAGGTGTTTGCTGTTCCGCACAATTCCCGCTTGTGTATAGCAGTAGATTTGAGTTGTCAATGCCCGAGTTTCACTGGATTCATCAAGGAGACTGCTCAATTCGAAGTTGATAGTAGTGTTGGTAATGATGTGGTTATTGAGGGAGATTCATTTGGAATAAACATCAGTGTCAAATGGAGTCAAGCATGA
- the LOC130462399 gene encoding uncharacterized protein: MDEMMEVPKEDEMMEVPKEDEMMDVFLDETVSEADSKIEYFRQDAEVYKSIYCSIMKDEWASKHSVEVWCEPVVEVLSVSLCNNNKNSNITRSREIYGNIFVVDSMSNTTNTKCDIYERNDQDDEPEIIPFDGGTLSLTGPDDVMSMDKPFIGIDIFDRAVDETIINGFEPLVKTVDMAKQNHTFEQFNKRMVHGHYESGCSAEVEYLALTFGVFAPVEVRLIKQPVEEGKGNKRRIGEVKEEEELEVYGTISATYNLLCSESKVNRIMLFEIKEDSNEFDWVTLGCPLTLSRSVVAVPAYSSLTIQVELWDFATKKLIVRGSNKFETKNHRVEKTITGLSYLDAEVTIDWEKPFKLDDPVVKKSINWRIYSHFWGPHVVEVFSIFIGRETDKPLRLHGIVAFCGGNGDFKLFKRGKDDPFILDPGRNLLTLKGPNIILAGGDSFGISVDLEDVDGLVSIKGVVSSGYGVNHHQEGWFNRLLCSVIKGKHELSFAAVHYTVIAYAIKVTLKVHLFFKGGHEHSSNDISTIHGSLVALNDKYGRRSSYEKLYYRNVIFERRKENPLVISCMEDFDMDMELSKKVFAVPHNPRLCIAVDLSCQCPSFTGFIKETAQFEVDSSVGNDVVIEGDSFGINISVKWSQA; this comes from the exons ATGGACGAGATGATGGAGGTGCCGAAAGAGGACGAGATGATGGAGGTGCCGAAAGAGGACGAGATGATGGACGTGTTTCTGGATGAGACAGTTTCTGAAGCAGACAGTAAAATAGAATATTTTAGACAGGACGCTGAAGTATACAAATCAATATATTGTTCAATAATGAAAGATGAATGGGCTAGCAAACATTCTGTTGAAGTTTGGTGTGAACCTGTGGTTGAGGTTCTATCTGTGAGTCTCTGCAACAATAATAAGAACAGCAACATCACGAGATCACGGGAAATTTATGGTAATATTTTTGTCGTTGATAGTATGAGTAATACGACTAATACCAAATGTGATATCTATGAAAGGAATGATCAAGATGATGAACCAGAGATAATCCCTTTTGATGGTGGTACCTTAAGCCTCACAGGGCCTGATGATGTTATGTCAATGGATAAACCATTTATTGGTATTGATATCTTTGACAGGGCTGTAGATGAAACCATCATTAATGGTTTTGAACCTTTGGTGAAGACTGTTGATATGGCAAAACAAAATCATACGTTTGAACAATTCAACAAACGTATGGTTCATGGCCATTATGAGTCTGGCTGTTCCGCAGAGGTGGAGTACCTTGCACTAACTTTTGGTGTTTTTGCCCCTGTCGAGGTCCGACTCATTAAGCAGCCAGTGGAAGAAGGAAAGGGGAACAAGAGGAGAATAGGAGAAGTAAAGGAAGAGGAAGAACTTGAGGTTTACGGGACAATTTCTGCCACTTATAATCTTTTATGTTCAGAAAGTAAAGTTAATCGCATTATGCTTTTTGAGATTAAGGAGGATTCTAACGAGTTTGATTGGGTGACATTAGGGTGTCCCCTCACCCTGTCTAGATCTGTGGTGGCAGTGCCTGCATATTCATCTCTCACAATTCAAGTAGAATTATGGGATTTTGCTACAAAGAAGCTAATTGTTCGTGGCAGCAATAAGTTTGAAACTAAGAACCACAGGGTTGAGAAAACCATTACTGGTCTAAGTTATTTAGATGCAGAAGTGACTATTGATTGGGAGAAGCCGTTCAAGTTGGATGATCCGGTCGTCAAAAAATCAATCAATTGGAGAATTTATTCCCATTTTTGG GGTCCTCATGTAGTGGAGGTGTTTTCAATCTTTATTGGTCGGGAAACTGACAAGCCCTTGCGACTCCATGGAATCGTTGCCTTTTGTGGTGGCAATGGTGATTTTAAACTTTTCAAGAGAGGCAAGGATGATCCGTTTATCTTGGACCCTGGCAGAAATTTGTTAACTCTAAAAGGCCCAAATATAATTTTGGCAGGCGGGGATTCATTTGGGATATCAGTGGACCTTGAGGATGTTGATGGTCTTGTGTCAATCAAAGGGGTTGTATCGTCAGGTTATGGAGTTAATCATCATCAAGAAGGTTGGTTTAATCGGCTCTTGTGTTCTGTTATTAAAGGTAAGCATGAACTTAGTTTTGCTGCTGTTCATTACACAGTCATAGCTTATGCTATAAAGGTTACGTTAAAAGTTCACTTGTTCTTCAAAGGTGGGCATGAACATTCTTCTAATGATATTAGCACAATTCATGGGAGTCTTGTTGCTTTAAATGATAAGTATGGTCGTAGATCAAGTTATGAGAAATTATATTATCGAAATGTGATTTTTGAGAGGCGTAAAGAAAATCCTTTAGTAATCTCATGTATGGAGGATTTTGATATGGATATGGAGCTTTCAAAAAAGGTGTTTGCTGTTCCGCACAATCCCCGCTTGTGTATAGCAGTAGATTTGAGTTGTCAATGCCCGAGTTTCACTGGATTCATCAAGGAGACTGCTCAATTCGAAGTTGATAGTAGTGTTGGTAATGATGTGGTTATTGAGGGAGATTCATTTGGAATAAACATCAGTGTCAAATGGAGTCAAGCATGA
- the LOC110776999 gene encoding uncharacterized protein isoform X3 produces the protein MVVLKTSMYALYPQELKFAIQMQNGAIILDKILKEIFKLRSSIALLQLYSVQLTYHNFRPPKEKVSRPTTQGGIVCLFLCTCVSNDMAFFVYLFVRASNLPTIEMYEKKKKHRQLKTVICGRCRLLSHGHMITAVGGHGGYAGGKQFVTAEELRDKLSHLRHEKALIVKLLVTNPSREFQLRGMRWICFFRVLIWPHGSEKRWVGAYDKTLSTNSGFCYLPGYHGGYSSSGIVLGSMRRLI, from the exons ATGGTGGTGTTAAAGACTTCTATGTATGCTCTCTATCCTCAAG AGTTGAAGTTTGCAATTCAAATGCAGAATGGAGCAATAATCTTGGAcaaaatattgaaggaaatcttCAAGTTGAGATCTTCCATTGCTCTTCTTCAACTATACAGTGTACAACTAACGTATCAC AATTTCCGGCCCCCGAAAGAAAAAGTTTCAAGACCCACTACTCAGGGTGGCATTGTGTGTTTGTTTCTGTGCACTTGTGTAAGCAA TGATATGGCTTTCTTTGTTTACCTATTTGTGCGGGCATCAAATTTACCAACTATAGAGATGTATGAAAAG AAAAAGAAGCATCGCCAGCTCAAAACTGTTATTTGTGGGAGGTGTCGTCTTCTTTCACACGGACATATGATAACTGCTGTTGGTGGACATGGAGGTTATGCTGGAGGAAAGCAATTTGTTACCGCTGAGGAGCTACGTGATAAGCTCTCTCACTTGCGCCATGAGAAAGCATTGATTGTTAAATTG TTAGTAACAAACCCTTCCCGGGAATTTCAGCTCAGGGGGATGCGGTGGATCTGCTTCTTTAGAGTATTGATCTGGCCCCACGGGAGTGAGAAGAGGTGGGTGGGAGCTTATGACAAGACCTTATCTACCAACTCGGGTTTTTGTTATCTACCAGGCTACCATGGTGGATACTCTAGCTCAGGTATTGTACTTGGTTCAATGAGAAGGCTTATCTGA
- the LOC110776999 gene encoding uncharacterized protein isoform X6, with amino-acid sequence MQNGAIILDKILKEIFKLRSSIALLQLYSVQLTYHNFRPPKEKVSRPTTQGGIVCLFLCTCVSNDMAFFVYLFVRASNLPTIEMYEKKKKHRQLKTVICGRCRLLSHGHMITAVGGHGGYAGGKQFVTAEELRDKLSHLRHEKALIVKLLVTNPSREFQLRGMRWICFFRVLIWPHGSEKRWVGAYDKTLSTNSGFCYLPGYHGGYSSSGIVLGSMRRLI; translated from the exons ATGCAGAATGGAGCAATAATCTTGGAcaaaatattgaaggaaatcttCAAGTTGAGATCTTCCATTGCTCTTCTTCAACTATACAGTGTACAACTAACGTATCAC AATTTCCGGCCCCCGAAAGAAAAAGTTTCAAGACCCACTACTCAGGGTGGCATTGTGTGTTTGTTTCTGTGCACTTGTGTAAGCAA TGATATGGCTTTCTTTGTTTACCTATTTGTGCGGGCATCAAATTTACCAACTATAGAGATGTATGAAAAG AAAAAGAAGCATCGCCAGCTCAAAACTGTTATTTGTGGGAGGTGTCGTCTTCTTTCACACGGACATATGATAACTGCTGTTGGTGGACATGGAGGTTATGCTGGAGGAAAGCAATTTGTTACCGCTGAGGAGCTACGTGATAAGCTCTCTCACTTGCGCCATGAGAAAGCATTGATTGTTAAATTG TTAGTAACAAACCCTTCCCGGGAATTTCAGCTCAGGGGGATGCGGTGGATCTGCTTCTTTAGAGTATTGATCTGGCCCCACGGGAGTGAGAAGAGGTGGGTGGGAGCTTATGACAAGACCTTATCTACCAACTCGGGTTTTTGTTATCTACCAGGCTACCATGGTGGATACTCTAGCTCAGGTATTGTACTTGGTTCAATGAGAAGGCTTATCTGA
- the LOC110776999 gene encoding uncharacterized protein isoform X4, with amino-acid sequence MVAIRAALNIEHGGVKDFYNGAIILDKILKEIFKLRSSIALLQLYSVQLTYHNFRPPKEKVSRPTTQGGIVCLFLCTCVSNDMAFFVYLFVRASNLPTIEMYEKKKKHRQLKTVICGRCRLLSHGHMITAVGGHGGYAGGKQFVTAEELRDKLSHLRHEKALIVKLLVTNPSREFQLRGMRWICFFRVLIWPHGSEKRWVGAYDKTLSTNSGFCYLPGYHGGYSSSGIVLGSMRRLI; translated from the exons ATGGTAGCAATCAGAGCAGCTTTGAACATAGAACATGGTGGTGTTAAAGACTTCTAT AATGGAGCAATAATCTTGGAcaaaatattgaaggaaatcttCAAGTTGAGATCTTCCATTGCTCTTCTTCAACTATACAGTGTACAACTAACGTATCAC AATTTCCGGCCCCCGAAAGAAAAAGTTTCAAGACCCACTACTCAGGGTGGCATTGTGTGTTTGTTTCTGTGCACTTGTGTAAGCAA TGATATGGCTTTCTTTGTTTACCTATTTGTGCGGGCATCAAATTTACCAACTATAGAGATGTATGAAAAG AAAAAGAAGCATCGCCAGCTCAAAACTGTTATTTGTGGGAGGTGTCGTCTTCTTTCACACGGACATATGATAACTGCTGTTGGTGGACATGGAGGTTATGCTGGAGGAAAGCAATTTGTTACCGCTGAGGAGCTACGTGATAAGCTCTCTCACTTGCGCCATGAGAAAGCATTGATTGTTAAATTG TTAGTAACAAACCCTTCCCGGGAATTTCAGCTCAGGGGGATGCGGTGGATCTGCTTCTTTAGAGTATTGATCTGGCCCCACGGGAGTGAGAAGAGGTGGGTGGGAGCTTATGACAAGACCTTATCTACCAACTCGGGTTTTTGTTATCTACCAGGCTACCATGGTGGATACTCTAGCTCAGGTATTGTACTTGGTTCAATGAGAAGGCTTATCTGA
- the LOC110776999 gene encoding uncharacterized protein isoform X5: MLSILKNGAIILDKILKEIFKLRSSIALLQLYSVQLTYHNFRPPKEKVSRPTTQGGIVCLFLCTCVSNDMAFFVYLFVRASNLPTIEMYEKKKKHRQLKTVICGRCRLLSHGHMITAVGGHGGYAGGKQFVTAEELRDKLSHLRHEKALIVKLLVTNPSREFQLRGMRWICFFRVLIWPHGSEKRWVGAYDKTLSTNSGFCYLPGYHGGYSSSGIVLGSMRRLI; encoded by the exons ATGCTCTCTATCCTCAAG AATGGAGCAATAATCTTGGAcaaaatattgaaggaaatcttCAAGTTGAGATCTTCCATTGCTCTTCTTCAACTATACAGTGTACAACTAACGTATCAC AATTTCCGGCCCCCGAAAGAAAAAGTTTCAAGACCCACTACTCAGGGTGGCATTGTGTGTTTGTTTCTGTGCACTTGTGTAAGCAA TGATATGGCTTTCTTTGTTTACCTATTTGTGCGGGCATCAAATTTACCAACTATAGAGATGTATGAAAAG AAAAAGAAGCATCGCCAGCTCAAAACTGTTATTTGTGGGAGGTGTCGTCTTCTTTCACACGGACATATGATAACTGCTGTTGGTGGACATGGAGGTTATGCTGGAGGAAAGCAATTTGTTACCGCTGAGGAGCTACGTGATAAGCTCTCTCACTTGCGCCATGAGAAAGCATTGATTGTTAAATTG TTAGTAACAAACCCTTCCCGGGAATTTCAGCTCAGGGGGATGCGGTGGATCTGCTTCTTTAGAGTATTGATCTGGCCCCACGGGAGTGAGAAGAGGTGGGTGGGAGCTTATGACAAGACCTTATCTACCAACTCGGGTTTTTGTTATCTACCAGGCTACCATGGTGGATACTCTAGCTCAGGTATTGTACTTGGTTCAATGAGAAGGCTTATCTGA
- the LOC110776999 gene encoding uncharacterized protein isoform X1 gives MSALKNDFVFADVHTKEGVSMVAIRAALNIEHGGVKDFYNGAIILDKILKEIFKLRSSIALLQLYSVQLTYHNFRPPKEKVSRPTTQGGIVCLFLCTCVSNDMAFFVYLFVRASNLPTIEMYEKKKKHRQLKTVICGRCRLLSHGHMITAVGGHGGYAGGKQFVTAEELRDKLSHLRHEKALIVKLLVTNPSREFQLRGMRWICFFRVLIWPHGSEKRWVGAYDKTLSTNSGFCYLPGYHGGYSSSGIVLGSMRRLI, from the exons ATGAGTGCACTCAAGAACGATTTCGTTTTTGCAG ATGTACATACTAAAGAGGGGGTATCAATGGTAGCAATCAGAGCAGCTTTGAACATAGAACATGGTGGTGTTAAAGACTTCTAT AATGGAGCAATAATCTTGGAcaaaatattgaaggaaatcttCAAGTTGAGATCTTCCATTGCTCTTCTTCAACTATACAGTGTACAACTAACGTATCAC AATTTCCGGCCCCCGAAAGAAAAAGTTTCAAGACCCACTACTCAGGGTGGCATTGTGTGTTTGTTTCTGTGCACTTGTGTAAGCAA TGATATGGCTTTCTTTGTTTACCTATTTGTGCGGGCATCAAATTTACCAACTATAGAGATGTATGAAAAG AAAAAGAAGCATCGCCAGCTCAAAACTGTTATTTGTGGGAGGTGTCGTCTTCTTTCACACGGACATATGATAACTGCTGTTGGTGGACATGGAGGTTATGCTGGAGGAAAGCAATTTGTTACCGCTGAGGAGCTACGTGATAAGCTCTCTCACTTGCGCCATGAGAAAGCATTGATTGTTAAATTG TTAGTAACAAACCCTTCCCGGGAATTTCAGCTCAGGGGGATGCGGTGGATCTGCTTCTTTAGAGTATTGATCTGGCCCCACGGGAGTGAGAAGAGGTGGGTGGGAGCTTATGACAAGACCTTATCTACCAACTCGGGTTTTTGTTATCTACCAGGCTACCATGGTGGATACTCTAGCTCAGGTATTGTACTTGGTTCAATGAGAAGGCTTATCTGA
- the LOC110776999 gene encoding uncharacterized protein isoform X2, translating into MSALKNDFVFADVHTKEGVSMVAIRAALNIEHGGVKDFYNGAIILDKILKEIFKLRSSIALLQLYSVQLTYHNFRPPKEKVSRPTTQGGIVCLFLCTCVSNDMAFFVYLFVRASNLPTIEMYEKKKKHRQLKTVICGRCRLLSHGHMITAVGGHGGYAGGKQFVTAEELRDKLSHLRHEKALIVKLLRGMRWICFFRVLIWPHGSEKRWVGAYDKTLSTNSGFCYLPGYHGGYSSSGIVLGSMRRLI; encoded by the exons ATGAGTGCACTCAAGAACGATTTCGTTTTTGCAG ATGTACATACTAAAGAGGGGGTATCAATGGTAGCAATCAGAGCAGCTTTGAACATAGAACATGGTGGTGTTAAAGACTTCTAT AATGGAGCAATAATCTTGGAcaaaatattgaaggaaatcttCAAGTTGAGATCTTCCATTGCTCTTCTTCAACTATACAGTGTACAACTAACGTATCAC AATTTCCGGCCCCCGAAAGAAAAAGTTTCAAGACCCACTACTCAGGGTGGCATTGTGTGTTTGTTTCTGTGCACTTGTGTAAGCAA TGATATGGCTTTCTTTGTTTACCTATTTGTGCGGGCATCAAATTTACCAACTATAGAGATGTATGAAAAG AAAAAGAAGCATCGCCAGCTCAAAACTGTTATTTGTGGGAGGTGTCGTCTTCTTTCACACGGACATATGATAACTGCTGTTGGTGGACATGGAGGTTATGCTGGAGGAAAGCAATTTGTTACCGCTGAGGAGCTACGTGATAAGCTCTCTCACTTGCGCCATGAGAAAGCATTGATTGTTAAATTG CTCAGGGGGATGCGGTGGATCTGCTTCTTTAGAGTATTGATCTGGCCCCACGGGAGTGAGAAGAGGTGGGTGGGAGCTTATGACAAGACCTTATCTACCAACTCGGGTTTTTGTTATCTACCAGGCTACCATGGTGGATACTCTAGCTCAGGTATTGTACTTGGTTCAATGAGAAGGCTTATCTGA
- the LOC110776999 gene encoding uncharacterized protein isoform X7 yields the protein MSALKNDFVFADVHTKEGVSMVAIRAALNIEHGGVKDFYNGAIILDKILKEIFKLRSSIALLQLYSVQLTYHNFRPPKEKVSRPTTQGGIVCLFLCTCVSNDMAFFVYLFVRASNLPTIEMYEKKKKHRQLKTVICGRCRLLSHGHMITAVGGHGGYAGGKQFVTAEELRDKLSHLRHEKALIVKL from the exons ATGAGTGCACTCAAGAACGATTTCGTTTTTGCAG ATGTACATACTAAAGAGGGGGTATCAATGGTAGCAATCAGAGCAGCTTTGAACATAGAACATGGTGGTGTTAAAGACTTCTAT AATGGAGCAATAATCTTGGAcaaaatattgaaggaaatcttCAAGTTGAGATCTTCCATTGCTCTTCTTCAACTATACAGTGTACAACTAACGTATCAC AATTTCCGGCCCCCGAAAGAAAAAGTTTCAAGACCCACTACTCAGGGTGGCATTGTGTGTTTGTTTCTGTGCACTTGTGTAAGCAA TGATATGGCTTTCTTTGTTTACCTATTTGTGCGGGCATCAAATTTACCAACTATAGAGATGTATGAAAAG AAAAAGAAGCATCGCCAGCTCAAAACTGTTATTTGTGGGAGGTGTCGTCTTCTTTCACACGGACATATGATAACTGCTGTTGGTGGACATGGAGGTTATGCTGGAGGAAAGCAATTTGTTACCGCTGAGGAGCTACGTGATAAGCTCTCTCACTTGCGCCATGAGAAAGCATTGATTGTTAAATTG TAA